The genomic interval gtctatgggggcatttcattgattaatgattgacatgggaaggcccagcccattgtggccATATTGTGGCGGGTGCCAGTCCTGaccaggtggtcctgggttgtgtaagaaatGAACCTAGTGAGCcagggagagcaagccagtggGCAGCCCCCTGGCATGGactcagcttcagttcctgccctgcttttcCTCCGTgactgtcttagtttgggtttgtCTGTTGCTACAACAGAGCCCTGCCCAACAAGCAAGCTGGGGAGAGAAGTGTTCATCAGACTCACACTTCAGCCTTGCCGTTCGTTACCGAAGGAAGTCAAGACGGAGCTcaagcaggcctggaactcagaggcaggagctgatgcaggggcatggaggggagctgctcactgacttgcttgTTCAGCCcacagagatggcaccacccaccatgggcctGGCCTcgttgatcactaaatgagaagaTGCCTTGCAGCTGGCTGTCATGGAGGCGTtgcctcagctgaggctccttcctctctggtgactctagcttgtgtctagCTGATGTAAAACCATTCAGTACAGTGACGgattgtgatgtggaagtataagccaaataagctgcctgtaactccacctccaggggatccacgccctcttctgacctcactgGGTACCACACACTtatggtgcacatacatttttgaaggtaaaacactcatagacataaaaataaaaattttaaagaccaCTCTGACTTGATTGACCACAGCTACTCAGAGCCCTCTGCCACTGGCGTCTCAGATTCTAGGAGTTTTCAGCCATACTTGCTAAGGTGAGATTCACCCCCTTCCCTCAGTGTTGCCTGACCTGCGTGCAAGCCCTCGGCCCACCCTGTTTGGGCCTCCGTATCTCCCCTGTACAAGGGTCACAGCATCGCCTTGCTGAGGGGATTTCTGGGGGAGATCAGCTGGAAGGATGTGTGTGCAAACACCCTGACCATGATCTGGCACACATAATAAAAGTTAGTTGGTATTTCTGCTAATTGCATCTGTATCCAAACACTCCCTGGATGggtgaggaggagaagcaggctgAAGTCACTGCCTCTGTCATCCATGACCTGTGTGAGTTGCTTCAcaattctgtctctgcttctctgttggTGAAGACGAATCATAAAACACACTCGTCACATGTAATGACGAGGGTGAAGTGATGAAACATTGCGAGAGCTGAGAATAGATTCAGGAGGCTCTGGGAAGGACGCGGCAGCAGTTCCAATGAGGCCCTGTGGAGACTTGGGTGTTAGCTACTGTACCACTCCTGAGAGAACTTACAGAAAAAAGCTTTGTTTGAGCCCACAGTTTTGAAGGTCATCCCTGTTGTCTTGGGGTCTGTAGTTGTCTTGGGCAGCCATCAGGGAGCACGCTTCTGAACCAAACCTCATGGAAAACAAGGGAACaaggagaaaagaggacagaGTCCCCTGATCTTATTTAACAGCAGCCCTCCCAACGACCTGATGTCCTCCCTGCTAAACCCAGCTCTTAATGCTTCCACTACCTCCTAAGGGCACCAGGACAGAAACCAAGTCTGTAATACATGGGCCTTTGGAGACCACACTTGGTACAGTGTTGCCTGCAGGTGCATGAGAATGGATAGGTGCATAGNNNNNNNNNNNNNNNNNNNNNNNNNNNNNNNNNNNNNNNNNNNNNNNNNNNNNNNNNNNNNNNNNNNNNNNNNNNNNNNNNNNNNNNNNNNNNNNNNNNNNNNNNNNNNNNNNNNNNNNNNNNNNNNNNNNNNNNNNNNNNNNNNNNNNNNNNNNNNNNNNNNNNNNNNNNNNNNNNNNNNNNNNNNNNNNNNNNNNNNNNNNNNNNNNNNNNNNNNNNNNNNNNNNNNNNNNNNNNNNNNNNNNNNNNNNNNNNNNNNNNNNNNNNNNNNNNNNNNNNNNNNNNNNNNNNNNNNNNNNNNNNNNNNNNNNNNNNNNNNNNNNNNNNNNNNNNNNNNNNNNNNNNNNNNNNNNNNNNNNNNNNNNNNNNNNNNNNNNNNNNNNNNNNNNNNNNNNNNNNNNNNNNNNNNNNNNNNNNNNNNNNNNNNNNNNNNNNNNNNNNNNNNGATAGACAGACAGAGGACTTGCTGACTCATTCGATGTTTGTTGAGTGCTTGCCCTGGCTCAGACACTGTCCTGGAGGTGCAACAGGGAACAGATGATGTCTTTGTCTCACTGGGACAATTATCGTGAGTCTGTAATACAGACTGATAACTTAAAAATGCATCTAGGAGCGACCGGAGCAAGGCAGGCAACTAGAATGAGAAATGAGCTTGCAAGCCTGAAATGATCTTGGACCTGTtcaaaaagaaaagcttaaaaaaaaaaagccccctaGTCTTCCCCAGGACTGAGAAAAATCAAGAATCCAGGAGGGAAGAGAGTTGGGTTGAGGCGACAAGAGAAAGGTGTGGTCAGATAGGGGAAAGATGAGCTTATGAGGAAGTGTTCCAACAAGGAATTCTCACCACAGACACCAGGACAGCATGTCCCGCTCGGGCAGGTGGTGCCCAAGGGATGGGAGTCCCCTGATCTTATTTAACAGGGGACTCTCCTACAAGTTGCCCAGCCTCCTGGTTCTGGGGTGATGCCAGGCTGTCCAGAGGGTACACACACCTGGACCACGGAGGGCAAAGTACACAGTGGAGAAAATGCAGTCACGTCTGTCCCCACTGATGGCTGTCTTCTCCTTTGTAgaacccaccccacccacccccacacacacacccactgcCCTCACTCCCGTCCTGGACCAGGATGCTGAGCTCCTGGGAACTCCAGAAAGTGGAGGGAGAGACAATAGCCCaagcagaggaaggagctgtGAACCAGAGAACAAAGCAGCAGATGCCGCCACCATGGTTGCTGGCTCGGGggcctgacttttcttttctctcgTCCTTTATCAGGGCTGAGGTTTATTCAGCGGATGTTCAAAGTCTGCGGCTCTCTGCACACAAAGCCCTAAGTGATGCATGATGCGTGTGAAGGAGATCAATGCACCCTCCGTTTCCAAGAAGCTTGACCGTCTGgggaataaaagataaatatgggTCACATGACCTCACCAGGCCCTGCGTTCTGTGAATGGGaagagttgggttttttgttttggtttggtttttggtttttgtcccTCCTGGCCTGGTGCCAGCTGGATggacctcctccctccctcccaccacagGTGAACTCCCAACTCCTCTCCCACGCTTCCTCTTCAGGGCCATTCCACCACCTGGACAGGGGTGAAGGTGGAGTGGGCCCACCCTCTCAAGTACCTGGATTTTGATCTTTCTCCCCCAAAGATGGGGACAACAAGATGGGCTATACAGGGACCCAAGTGAGACACGGGGAAGGCTAGGAAATGAGGGGCCCCAGGTGCACTGCCCTTACTCCCAGAAACAAAGACACGGAGACACATCAGATTCAAGAACTGCTTGCGTTTATTGGCGACCAGCATTGGTCAACAGAAGAAGCGTTGaaaatggggagagaagggaaaaccaTGTGACTGAGCCTGACTGAGCTTCTGCTGAGCTCTATTCCCACTGCAAACTGGGGTTTGGGAGGCTCCCTGAAGAGCCAGGGGGTCTGACTCCGAGAGGAAGCTGATTGGGACCAGAAGGTCGGACTCCAGGAGGAAGCTGATTGGGACCGGAAGGTCGGACTCCAGGAGAAAGCTGATTTCTACCAGGAGGACGGACTCCTGGAGGAAGCTGATTCCAACCATTGCCCCCCCAACTTCCTACAGGATACCGGCCATTACTTCCCCAACTTCCTGCAGGATACCTGCCATTACCCCCCCAGCCTCCTGCGGGATACCGGCCATTACCCCCCCAACTTCCTGCAGGATACCGACCATTACCCCCCCAGTTGCCTGCAGGATACGGACCGTTGGGCCCCCAACTGACTACTGGGCGCCGACCTGCTAATTGACTATTGCTACCCCATATTCCAGAAGGGAATGGCATGGGCCTTCTTCCCCACCCAGTTCCTGCCCCTCCAGCTCCCCAAGATGCACTGGGACTTAGAATCCCCCAAGGAAAACCAGGCAGTAATCTGTGGATGAAGTACAAGAACGGGTGCTGGGCGAAGGCTTCTGCCTCGGTTCTCAGCGGACTGGAACCAGGCTGTACAGACTCTGAGTCCTCGGGTCCATAAGCTTCGTATGCGGAGGAAGCCATAGGAAGAGGTCTGCCTCTGGAAAGGTATGGCAGCGCTTCTGGCAGCGCTCGCTCCAAGCGGTCCTCGGCAGCAGCCCCCATTCCTTGCCGAGGGTCCTCCTCGGAGAGCCAGAACTCCATGGGGTACTCCCCCCAGAAGGGAGGCTGGCTGGGCACCTCAGGTAGAGCGCCATCTTGTGAGAATCCAGGGAACCTTGGAAGAACCCGCGGTGGTTCGTGATTCACAAGGTCAGGCTTGGGCTGAGGCTGTCCCAAGCCCGCTGTCTCAAGCTTGAAGAGGCTGGCGAAGGAAGGTTTTCCAGAATGTGGGGAGATTTTCTCCTCTGGTGCCCCAATGCTCCGTGCAAAGAGgcctgaaggggaaaaaaatggagaaaatgaagcaGTCAGTGGATAGGATTTGGTACCAGCTATTCCTTTGACCCCCCCAGGCTCCCTTCCCTCGCTGCTCCTCACCTCCCTGGGGATTCAGCTGCACACCCGACCACATGTGCACACTCCTGCCTTTACCTTCtcactaatcccagttcccacggACCCCAGTGCCCTCCATACCTGGCAGATACAGACAGATCAGGAGCAGGCCCAGGGGAACCCGGCTCCCACCTGCAAGGCCCTGCATCTTGCTTCTCTCCAGCAGTCTCCCCGGGCTCCAAGCAGCAGGCTTTATCCCgttggtggggtgggggacagcagAAACAGGCTGGGCCAGTGGTTGTGGAGACAATAGATCTGCCCATTCCACCCTCATTCTCGATTCGGTCTGTGGCAACAGGTGTCACTTGAATGTCCCAGAGGAACTGGGTGTTTCCCATACCTGCTTCTTTTCCTTGTactccctgccccttcctcacCCAGGTGCTCTGGTCCACAGGTCACCCCTAgttcccagccctgccctggctTGCCTCTACAGCAACCATTAGAATGCTGGTGTCTTCACCGTCTCCCACGGCCACAGCAACACTCAGCAGGCTGACTCTTGGGATCTAGAACCTCACTCCAGCACCCCTTGTTCATATATCCCCACATTGTCCCCTGGATGCCGACAAGCTGGACATCCTGGGGTGCAAAACTTCCCCCATCTGAGGTGCTCTTCCTGTGTGAAGCCCTTAACCTGGAGAAAGAGCTTTGTCCCCCTGAGCCTTTAACAAAGCCCCACAAGCTGACGATTCCCAATGCAATGTAatattgggggttttgttttcattttgtcttttgtttcatttgcttatttgtttcctgttttgcctggttttctttgaggaGAGTGGAGTTGGGGTAagttaagacagagtctcactatgagACTGGTCTCAGACataaaatcctcctgcctcagcctcccaagtgctgggatgacaggcatgtgctgtCAAAGCCCCTGTAATCAAGCTtgtaaaagattttaaaactgttttgtagattttatttatttcgtTATTCTATATTATGAGCCCCCCCAGGTCAGAAGGGGGctttggattccctgggactgaagttacagacatttgtggaccaccatgtgagtgctgagaattaaatctacatcctctggaagagcagccaactctccagcccttgttctattttttgtagccctggctgtcctgaaactcactctgcagaccaggctggccttgaactcacagagatccagctgcctctgcctcctgactgctgggattaaaggcctgcgccaccaccatccaattCCTTACTTCAttcttaattatgtatatgcgtgtgtgtgcctgtggggggatatgcatgtgtgtgcctgtgggggggtatgcatgtgtgtgcctgtggggggtatgtgtgtgtgtgcctatggggGGGGATATGCATGTNNNNNNNNNNNNNNNNNNNNNNNNNNNNNNNNNNNNNNNNNNNNNNNNNNNNNNNNNNNNNNNNNNNNNNNNNNNNNNNNNNNNNNNNNNNNNNNNNNNNNNNNNNNNNNNNNNNNNNNNNNNNNNNNNNNNNNNNNNNNNNNNNNNNNNNNNNNNNNNNNNNNNNNNNNNNNNNNNNNNNNNNNNNNNNNNNNNNNNNNNNNNNNNNNNNNNNNNNNNNNNNNNNNNNNNNNNNNNNNNNNNNNNNNNNNNNNNNNNNNNNNNNNNNNNNNNNNNNNNNNNNNNNNNNNNNNNNNNNNNNNNNNNNNNNNNNNNNNNNNNNNNNNNNNNNNNNNNNNNNNNNNNNNNNNNNNNNNNNNNNNNNNNNNNNNNNNNNNNNNNNNNNNNNNNNNNNNNNNNNNNNNNNNNNNNNNNNNNNNNNNNNNNNNNNNNNNNNNNNNNNNNNNNNNNNNNNNNNNNNNNNNNNNNNNNNNNNNNNNNNNNNNNNNNNNNNNNNNNNNNNNNNNNNNNNNNNNNNNNNNNNNNNNNNNNNNNNNNNNNNNNNNNNNNNNNNNNNNNNNNNNNNNNNNNNNNNNNNNNNNNNNNNNNNNNNNNNNNNNNNNNNNNNNNNNNNNNNNNNNNNNNNNNNNNNNNNNNNNNNNNNNNNNNNNNNNNNNNNNNNNNNNNNNNNNNNNNNNNNNNNNNNNNNNNNNNNNNNNNNNNNNNNNNNNNNNNNNNNNNNNNNNNNNNNNNNNNNNNNNNGGGGgggatatgcatgtgtgtgcaatgcccagagaggccagaagagggtgtcagactccttgagctggaatcacaggtggttGCCATGAGCctgatgtcagtgctgggaaccaacggtgctcttaaccactgagccagctctccagccctgttgtcATTGTTTAGAACAAAAGTCCAGAACGTGTCTTTCTGAGTTAAAATCAAGGGATCTGAAGGACTGACTCCTGTCAGTCGCTCTAGAGAGACTCCACTCCTGGCTGTTTTCAGTTTCCAggccccacccccctccccaagccTCTGGTCTCTTGGCTCTCTTCTCCGTCTTCCAAGTGTTTTCCCACACTCTGTcgtctggctccctcttctgcctcccaagcccacATTTTAAACACTGTGTTTATACTGGACCCACCCGGATAATCCTGGATAATCCCTTTATGGTATGGTCAGATGACTAATGACTTGAACTGCTTCAGGAGCCCTGTTTCCCTTTGCGGAGTAACCTGACAGATTTGTAaattccaagcactgggatggTGACATCTTTGGTGGTGTTGGTGTGGAGGTGACATTCTGCCTAATGCAGGTGGTCAGACGTAGccacagaatataagagatggggTCGGGCGGTGTAGCcaaagaatataagagatggggtccgggcggtgatggtgcacacctttaatcccagcacttgggaagcagaggaaggtggatctctatgagttcaagaccagcctggtctacagagctaattccagctagggctgttgcacagagaaatcctgtatcaaaaaccaagaagagagagaggagagagagaaagagagagagagagagagagagagagagagagNNNNNNNNNNNNNNNNNNNNNNNNNNNNNNNNNNNNNNNNNNNNNNNNNNNNNNNNNNNNNNNNNNNNNNNNNNNNNNNNNNNNNNNNNNNNNNNNNNNNagagagagagagagagagagagagagagagagagagagagaggttaagaGTAATGGCTGCTTTTATAGAGGACCAGACTTTGGttccctgctgtgggataatgctcttgtacactgtaaagatttgtcactcatattaatttaataaaatattgattggccagtagccaggcaggaagtatatgtggggcaaccagactaagaactctgggaagaggaaaggcacagaatcaatcaccagccagacacagaggaagcaagatgagaatgccttagtgagaaaaggtaccaagccacgtggctaaacatagacaagaattgtgggttgatgtaagttgtaagagctagttaataataagcctgagctaagaggccaaacagttaataattaatatatataataattaatataagtctctgtgtgtttccttgggactgaaagACTGTGGGACCGAGTGGGACAGAAACTCTGTCtacagcattgcctgctcttccaaaggtcctgagtccaattcccagcaaccacatggtggctcacaaccatctgtaaagaggtctggcgccctctactggccttcaggcatactaACAGAATAttgttagttccaggacaggctccaaagccagagagaaaaccctgtctcgaaacaccaaaaaaaaaaaaaaaaaaaaaactctgtctaCAGTTCCCAATACACAAATGGAGGCTAACAACCTCCCTTAACAGCAGTTACATGAGATCTGATATTCTTTTCTGGTGTCTGTggtcaccaggcatgcacatagtgcatatacattcatacaggaaaaacacacacatatataaattatgaaTCTAAAATAAAGGGGGGTGTATCCAAGTCCCCGCAGAGAAAGACATCTAAGCGCTGCAGTCAAAGGGCCATGACTTCAACCTTGTTGCACTGGGGTGATAGGAGCTCATTAGTGATTTGTCTAGTTTTAAATGTAGATGCTATGGTTTGCATACGCTTTGATGGTGTTCCTCTCTAGTCTCCAGGGTGGGGATATTGAGAGATGTGGGACTTTTAAGAGGTGGGGTCTAGTGGGAGGTAGGAGGGAGATTAATGGAGACTTGTTGGAGTGAATTAGCACCCTTGGCAAAGGATTCCTATTGGAAGAGTGAGCCTTGTCTCCAATGGCGCGCCCCAGCGCATCTGTTCAGTGGGAAGCCTCTGGTCTTGGACTTGAAGCTTCAGCCTCTGTGGTCTGCACCTGCTCTCTTCTTCCTAAAAGGAGGGGAATGGGCTTGACACTGGGGCAGCAGGAAGCTCCCTTTCTAAAAGCTTTGAAAGCCTTGCACATGGAATAAGGGCCTTCCTATAGGGACACCCACAGCCCTTCCTGCGCTAGCGTCTGCCACAGCCGACTCAGGGGTGAGGAGGTGGAGAGAACACTGTAGGCTCTGTCTGTCATGGAACCGTGTTAACTAGGCCAGtgagtcaccaggcttggtgcaCTACAGCACACTGGGATGTTGTCttcctctccccgcccccagcgCTCAGAACACCCAGGCTCCTGTTCAGTCTCCAGGAATCTGCCTGGGCTGGTCCAGCGTCCCAGAAACTCAAGATCGACTTTAGGGACTCCCAAAGAGGACGGTGTTTCGAGGTGAGACTCCGTAATGAAGGAGAAGCCTAGGTGGGAGAAGAAAATAATGAGGGCTttttggaggaaaagagaaggggaaaaaagaagggggCTAGAGCTGAGAAGTGAGGCGTGGAGAGCAAGAATCCGGACACCGGGCAACTCTGACGTCTCAGTTCAATCagtatttattgttttccttctccGTGGGAGGAGGCGTGAGACAGAAAACACTGAGCCAAATAACGAAGAGAAACTGGGAACATGCGCCCTCTAGAGGCACAGGAGGTGTACTGCCCAGGTACTAGAGAAGGGACCTAGGACTCCAGAAAAGCAAAGAGTTTGCACAAAGTTCACAAAGTTTATTGAGCCCTGTCCAGGATCCCGAGAGAGCCGGGAGTCTGTGCCAGGCTCTGCCGATGCCCTGGGAGTCCACACGCACAGGACAGTATCTGTGGTAACCCAACAGGGGCTCAGATGGCGAGCAGAGGAGGCTCGGGTGCGTTGGGAGAGGGTGGAGAGGTCACTGAGAAGTGCGGGGTGATGGGCTGGATCTCGCCGTATTTGGCAAATGGGCAGAGGCACCGTTGACTTGGAGTGTTTCAAGAACTTCCCAGTCAAGAACCCGAATAAGTGAGCTTTAAGGTGGGTGATCAGGCAGAGAGGGCACCACAGCGGAACAgggtggcagcagcaggagaggagaaaggggcgGAGTCCACCATCGCCGGCGCCGAATAAGGGTGACCAGAGCCTGCGGCACAGGGCTCTCCTGGAAGGCGGGCAGGAAACTGGGCCCCTGAACATCTTCCAGTTGGGAGATGGCTGGCTTGTGTGACTTAAGGCTTGTCAAGTGGCTCTCCCTGTGGCAGGAAAACTTCCGGATCTGCCAACTGGGGCCCCAGAGGCTTCACTTGAGCCAGAATGTCCCGGATGGAACGGCAGGGCACCTTTCCAGGGCTGTTGAGACCACAAGGCTTGACCACCACGGTGGGGACAGACTGAGGAGAGCCATTCAGACCTCCGTTCAGTGTGGAGGAGGAAACGGAAAGGCAGGGGTAGCCGGGAGAGCTAGACTTGCTGCCGCAGGGCTGGAGGACAATTTTGCCGGTGGAGAGGGAGGAACTTCCCCCACCGATGGAGCCGGTGCCTGGTGGGGAGCAGGGCCCCTGGGAAGCACCGCTGCCGCAGGGCTGGAAGGAGGTAGAGGAGCTGCTGGAAGTGATCTGAATTCTCGAACCGGAGCAAGGCCCCTTAGAACCGACACCACAGGGCTGGACTCCGCCACTGCCCACGGGCTGGAACACGATGCCCGAGGCTGGGTAGGCATTGGAACTGGAAGAGCTGTAGCTGGGGATGATGGGATTGCCTGAGAAGTACTTGCCCTCCGAGACTGGGGGCCCAGCCGCAAAGGAGGGGGCCCCTGGCGAGCCCTTGACAGGGTTGTCCTTGGTGAAGTAGCCCACGGGGTAAATTTTACCCCCACTGTAGGTCATGCCTGGGGCCAGATAACTGCTGGCAGAGCCACCCACCACCTCGTAGCCGCCATAGGGTTTCTGGACAGAGGTGATGGGAGGACAGGGCTTGCCCGAGGGGCCGCCGTTGCTACAGGGCATGCCTTGAAACCCTCCAGGGCCACCAGAGCCGTGTTGCTCCACCACTACCACTACAGGCCTCTGCCCGCCCGAGACGGTGTGAGAGCTGGAGATGTAGGGCCCGGAGTGTGTGACCACAGGACCCCCACTGCAGGGAGAGTCGGGCACGTTGGAGCTACAGGGCCGCTGGTTGGAGATACTGCTAGACACCACGGAGCTGTGGGAAGTGTAGGAGCCTCCCGACTGGATGGTGCCTGAGGTCTGGCGGGAAGAGTTGTCATCGATTGGCAGAGCAGAGCCATTTCCTGGTCCCTCCCGGGTGCTGCTTCCTGAGCTTCCAGACTGAGAGCTGCTGCTTACCCATCGGGAACTGCTGCTTCCCGTCTGATAATGGCTGCCTCCTGTCTGATAGCTGCTGCTTCCTGAGTGGGAGCCACTGAAGTGGGAGCTGCTGCCTCCTGACTGAGATCCGCTGCTTCCTTGCTGAGATCCGCTGCTTCCTTGCTGAGATCCGCTGCTTCCAGACTGGAATGAGCCAGACCCAGAAGAATAGGGGTTCTGGGAATACCCTGTTCCTGGTTTAAAGATCAGAGATCCTGAAGAAGCTCCCTGGGAAGTGCTGGATCCACCGTGGCTGCTGAGGCTGCTGGAGCCAGCCTTTCCAATGAGACAAGGGTTGTTGGGAGAGGTGATCCTCGTGGGGTCCTTACAGGGGTCTGAGAGGGTCCCGatgctctttgccaaggttcctGGAGGAGAGTAATGTCTGTAAGGACTAGATTGAAACGGGCTCCCCATCCCAGTTGTCTGCCCCTGTCTCCACAGAGGAACCCAGGCAAGTTCAGAGGTAGAAAAAGGAAGA from Microtus ochrogaster isolate Prairie Vole_2 unplaced genomic scaffold, MicOch1.0 UNK87, whole genome shotgun sequence carries:
- the CUNH6orf15 gene encoding uncharacterized protein C6orf15 homolog, with protein sequence MQGLAGGSRVPLGLLLICLYLPGLFARSIGAPEEKISPHSGKPSFASLFKLETAGLGQPQPKPDLVNHEPPRVLPRFPGFSQDGALPEVPSQPPFWGEYPMEFWLSEEDPRQGMGAAAEDRLERALPEALPYLSRGRPLPMASSAYEAYGPEDSESVQPGSSPLRTEAEAFAQHPFLYFIHRLLPGFPWGILSPSASWGAGGAGTGWGRRPMPFPSGIWGSNSQLAGRRPVVSWGPNGPYPAGNWGGNGRYPAGSWGGNGRYPAGGWGGNGRYPAGSWGSNGRYPVGSWGGNGWNQLPPGVRPPGRNQLSPGVRPSGPNQLPPGVRPSGPNQLPLGVRPPGSSGSLPNPSLQWE
- the Cdsn gene encoding corneodesmosin, with the protein product MSSSRAPRMGCVGGHGLMALLLASLIIPGTLAKSIGTLSDPCKDPTRITSPNNPCLIGKAGSSSLSSHGGSSTSQGASSGSLIFKPGTGYSQNPYSSGSGSFQSGSSGSQQGSSGSQQGSSGSQSGGSSSHFSGSHSGSSSYQTGGSHYQTGSSRNGSALPIDDNSSRQTSGTIQSGGSYTSHSSVVSSSISNQRPCSSNVPDSPCSGGPVVTHSGPYISSSHTVSGGQRPVVVVVEQHGSGGPGGFQGMPCSNGGPSGKPCPPITSVQKPYGGYEVVGGSASSYLAPGMTYSGGKIYPVGYFTKDNPVKGSPGAPSFAAGPPVSEGKYFSGNPIIPSYSSSSSNAYPASGIVFQPVGSGGVQPCGVGSKGPCSGSRIQITSSSSSTSFQPCGSGASQGPCSPPGTGSIGGGSSSLSTGKIVLQPCGSKSSSPGYPCLSVSSSTLNGGLNGSPQSVPTVVVKPCGLNSPGKVPCRSIRDILAQVKPLGPQLADPEVFLPQGEPLDKP